CGCGCTGATCGCCGCGCTGCTGGAAGAAAAATAAGCGCCGCGCTCTTCATCGAAAAATAAGCGCCGCGGGCGCTGGGTTGCGCATCCAGCTTCCGCGGCGCTGAGGATTCTTTCGGGGTGCCGCCGGTCAGCCCTTCTCGGGCGGGCGCCCGCGGTTCATTTCGCCGGGCTCTTCGCTAAATTCCATCCGGCTCTTGATGGCGTCAATGGTGAACTGATCGCGGTCCTTGGCCAGCTCGGTGTTGAGGACGGGGTGGAACACCTCGAGCACCATGCCGGGCTCATCGCTCACGAGTTTCAGCATGTGCATGGCGCCCATCTTGACGTGGACGACATCGCCGGGGGCGAG
This region of bacterium genomic DNA includes:
- a CDS encoding cupin domain-containing protein, giving the protein MSFYNWDMLPVTHDRPGVTHRRIFGDNIQMQHLITEPGGTPTKMHNHPDNEEFFYIQAGEWDFTLEGETRKLAPGDVVHVKMGAMHMLKLVSDEPGMVLEVFHPVLNTELAKDRDQFTIDAIKSRMEFSEEPGEMNRGRPPEKG